A portion of the Ralstonia nicotianae genome contains these proteins:
- a CDS encoding DUF1795 domain-containing protein produces MYQMQEGSMTLPADWIDKTMNVFVSAATGTEGVSFVVTRERLPWGMQFGEYVASELHKLARQVPGYEAVGGSETQVSGRAAHVHEYKWTNNGSPLQQLLTMVEHGKQVLMLTFTAPGVLSPSQKALVEGVIQSLRLNDPA; encoded by the coding sequence ATGTATCAGATGCAGGAAGGCTCCATGACGCTGCCGGCCGACTGGATCGACAAGACGATGAACGTCTTCGTCTCCGCCGCGACGGGCACCGAGGGCGTGAGCTTTGTCGTCACGCGGGAGCGCTTGCCGTGGGGCATGCAGTTCGGCGAATACGTCGCCAGCGAGCTGCACAAGCTGGCCAGGCAGGTGCCCGGCTACGAGGCCGTCGGCGGCAGCGAAACGCAGGTGTCCGGCCGCGCAGCGCATGTCCACGAGTACAAGTGGACGAACAACGGCAGCCCGCTGCAGCAGCTGCTGACGATGGTCGAGCATGGCAAGCAGGTGCTGATGCTGACCTTCACCGCGCCCGGCGTGCTCAGCCCGAGCCAGAAGGCGCTGGTCGAAGGTGTGATCCAGAGCCTGCGATTGAACGACCCCGCCTGA
- a CDS encoding helix-turn-helix transcriptional regulator translates to MDLTTTDLRTLLDITGALHEPSADSFVDRPDVVGKLSALLHADIVGHLVWADRGRRLLEPGAWGRDGGMNLEYRAHFQAVDPIAPLLRSCPGPLVIERLIGRNALQCTEYFADFLARYKVYPGVSMYLEDADGTLLDYRFGTSDPGKRFGEREVTLLTLLQPHLLNAQRLRQTARAEREAACAGADGACFPCFLLVGGRPPQPDRRALALMAGLDAHEREALLDRLARIGAGAPAQLRWNGFNLCVERAPRGADGQPWCQVHLLAHTVGSAAWLQQRFGMTLREGEVCHLMLQGQSDKQIALALRISYWTVRAHVGRVLDKLGVESRSAIGRAVLSASRCGPGGDG, encoded by the coding sequence ATGGACCTGACGACGACCGACTTGCGCACCCTGCTGGACATCACCGGCGCCCTCCACGAGCCGTCCGCCGACAGCTTCGTGGATCGCCCCGACGTGGTGGGCAAGCTGAGCGCCTTGCTGCATGCCGACATCGTCGGCCACCTCGTCTGGGCCGATCGCGGGCGCCGTCTGCTGGAGCCCGGCGCATGGGGCCGCGACGGGGGCATGAACCTGGAGTACCGGGCGCATTTCCAGGCAGTCGATCCGATCGCGCCCTTGCTGCGCAGCTGTCCGGGGCCGCTGGTGATCGAGCGGCTGATTGGCCGCAACGCATTGCAGTGCACGGAGTACTTCGCCGATTTCCTGGCCCGCTACAAGGTCTACCCCGGCGTCAGCATGTATCTGGAAGATGCGGATGGCACGCTGCTCGACTATCGTTTTGGCACGAGCGATCCGGGCAAGCGCTTCGGCGAGCGCGAGGTCACCCTGCTGACCCTGCTCCAGCCGCACTTGCTCAACGCGCAGCGCCTGCGGCAGACCGCCCGTGCCGAGCGCGAGGCGGCCTGCGCCGGGGCGGACGGTGCGTGCTTTCCGTGCTTCCTGCTGGTCGGCGGCAGGCCTCCGCAGCCCGACCGCAGGGCGCTTGCGCTGATGGCGGGGCTGGACGCGCACGAGCGGGAGGCGCTGCTCGACCGCCTGGCGCGGATCGGCGCGGGCGCGCCGGCCCAGCTGCGGTGGAACGGCTTCAACCTGTGCGTGGAGCGCGCCCCCCGTGGCGCCGACGGACAGCCGTGGTGCCAGGTGCATCTGCTGGCCCATACCGTCGGGTCGGCGGCGTGGCTGCAGCAGCGGTTCGGCATGACGCTGCGCGAAGGCGAGGTTTGCCACCTCATGCTGCAAGGACAGTCGGACAAGCAGATCGCCCTCGCGCTGCGCATCAGCTACTGGACCGTGCGCGCCCACGTCGGGCGCGTGCTGGACAAGCTTGGGGTCGAGTCCCGCTCGGCGATCGGCCGGGCGGTGCTCAGCGCCAGCCGGTGCGGGCCGGGCGGGGACGGGTAA
- a CDS encoding suppressor of fused domain protein, with protein sequence MSGVSDVNKKIARHIASKFGGSPKVTRYWSDDQAISVDLLAAAGSPCSGVMSYGTIGLSDHPVRINDDGDEVCVELLGACADAVKNFPNALTTAAFYTIRNQWHCVHGGVLQNALDMYKLSVTMKHFLFTSPFLWEGFNGVDFGDKKVHWLLAVPISDAEHAYLRDHGLDALERAFEDRQIDIFDINRDSVF encoded by the coding sequence ATGTCGGGTGTTTCGGATGTGAATAAAAAGATTGCACGGCACATCGCATCTAAATTCGGCGGCTCGCCGAAGGTCACTCGCTATTGGAGTGATGATCAAGCGATTTCGGTCGATTTGCTCGCCGCTGCTGGAAGCCCGTGCAGTGGTGTGATGTCTTACGGCACGATAGGGCTGTCGGATCATCCGGTGCGTATTAATGATGATGGCGACGAGGTTTGTGTTGAGCTGCTTGGTGCATGTGCCGATGCTGTGAAGAATTTCCCCAATGCATTGACTACCGCGGCTTTTTACACAATCAGGAACCAGTGGCATTGCGTCCATGGTGGTGTTCTGCAGAACGCTCTGGATATGTACAAGCTGTCTGTGACCATGAAGCATTTCCTGTTTACCTCTCCCTTTTTGTGGGAGGGATTCAACGGAGTGGACTTCGGTGATAAGAAAGTTCACTGGCTTCTGGCGGTGCCGATCTCAGATGCTGAGCATGCCTATTTGCGGGACCATGGTCTTGATGCGCTGGAACGCGCTTTTGAAGACCGCCAGATCGATATCTTCGATATCAATCGGGATTCGGTGTTTTGA
- the tssI gene encoding type VI secretion system Vgr family protein: MSFTSTGNGATPSGNRFFSSLPAGGNALDMGTLASAAAMLGNVPGAGLIGGAARAAELAQTGMSLLGRTPASIADALNSAAGARSRLTQDSRFIRMESPLGRDVLLVNAMVVDEYVNRLPEIHLDLLSHQGDIQIDQIVGQPVSIRLEPKASGSALSQLMAGPDIGKRTFHGYAASFGRVGHPGAVTRYEMTVVPWFWFLTRSTDCRIFQNRTAEQILSEIFVELGFHDFEFHLKTPPATLEYVVMYRESYYNFCARLMEQEGMLWTFRYEADKHVLVIGDTNDTFRPLAPVDSIPYYGSSAASERNGIDRWDEAFSFRVGKITYRDFNYSTPSSPLMHVEVPTTLKNPNIGSTERYEYHSMYDLADDGRRYARYAMEAEEAQAHRFEGAGFVQAMTTAGRFRLTHHPMAAYDDKQFVILHVRHHAVNDYTGQAAELPYRNAFTCLPLDVPFRPERRTPKPFMYGTQAALVVGPKGEEIYTDGSRVKVHFFWDRRGKLDGSDSIWVRVSQPWAGAGWGGAAIPRIGQEVIVAFNEGDPDNPVIVGRVFNGEAANPYHGDNGQTMGIRSQTHKGGGSNELRFSDVNGAQEVYLHAQKDMNTVVQDAQSTQVLKGDRTILVSTGNHATEVSTGNMSEAIQGDRTTLVAKGNHETTVSTGDMSETVSLGDRTITVAKGNQATTVSVGNLTTTVTQGDTTQKTPAGVHTIEAKELWIRVGGSGGTSIHMTADAIELHKGSSTIRLDGGEIKIQAPNTHINPDNG, translated from the coding sequence ATGAGCTTCACCTCCACCGGGAACGGCGCCACGCCGTCCGGCAATCGATTCTTTTCCTCTCTTCCGGCCGGCGGGAACGCGCTGGACATGGGCACGCTCGCCAGCGCCGCGGCGATGCTCGGCAACGTGCCCGGCGCGGGCCTGATCGGCGGGGCCGCGCGCGCGGCTGAGCTGGCCCAGACCGGCATGTCGCTGCTGGGCCGCACACCGGCGTCCATCGCGGATGCTCTCAATAGTGCGGCCGGCGCGCGCTCGCGGCTGACCCAGGACAGCCGCTTCATCCGGATGGAGTCGCCGCTCGGGCGGGACGTGCTGCTCGTCAACGCGATGGTGGTCGACGAGTACGTCAACCGGCTGCCGGAAATCCATCTCGACCTGCTGTCGCACCAGGGTGATATCCAGATCGACCAGATCGTCGGCCAGCCGGTCTCGATCCGGCTCGAGCCGAAGGCCAGCGGGAGTGCCCTGAGCCAGCTGATGGCCGGTCCGGACATCGGCAAGCGGACCTTCCACGGCTACGCGGCGTCGTTCGGGCGGGTGGGCCATCCCGGCGCCGTCACGCGCTACGAGATGACGGTGGTGCCGTGGTTCTGGTTCCTGACCCGCTCGACCGACTGCCGCATCTTCCAGAACCGGACCGCCGAGCAGATCCTCTCGGAGATCTTCGTCGAGCTGGGCTTTCACGACTTCGAGTTCCATCTCAAGACGCCGCCGGCGACGCTCGAATACGTCGTGATGTACCGCGAGTCCTACTACAACTTCTGCGCGCGCCTGATGGAGCAGGAGGGCATGCTGTGGACGTTCCGCTATGAAGCGGACAAGCATGTGCTCGTCATCGGCGACACCAACGATACCTTCCGGCCGCTGGCGCCGGTGGATTCGATTCCGTACTACGGCAGCAGCGCGGCCAGCGAGCGCAACGGCATCGACCGCTGGGACGAGGCCTTCAGCTTCCGCGTGGGCAAGATCACCTATCGGGACTTCAACTACAGCACGCCGTCGTCGCCGCTGATGCACGTCGAAGTGCCGACCACGCTGAAGAACCCGAACATCGGCAGCACCGAGCGCTACGAGTACCACTCGATGTACGACCTGGCCGACGACGGCCGGCGCTATGCGCGCTACGCCATGGAGGCCGAGGAAGCGCAGGCGCACCGCTTCGAGGGCGCGGGCTTCGTGCAGGCCATGACCACCGCCGGCCGCTTCCGGCTGACGCACCATCCGATGGCCGCCTACGACGACAAGCAGTTCGTGATCCTGCATGTCCGCCACCACGCCGTGAACGACTACACGGGCCAGGCCGCCGAGCTGCCATACCGCAACGCCTTCACCTGCCTGCCGCTCGACGTGCCGTTCCGGCCGGAGCGTCGCACGCCCAAGCCGTTCATGTACGGCACCCAGGCGGCGCTGGTGGTCGGGCCCAAGGGCGAGGAGATTTACACCGACGGCAGCCGCGTCAAGGTCCACTTCTTCTGGGACCGGCGCGGCAAGCTCGACGGCTCGGACTCGATCTGGGTGCGCGTCTCGCAGCCCTGGGCCGGCGCGGGCTGGGGCGGGGCGGCGATTCCCCGCATCGGGCAGGAGGTCATCGTCGCCTTCAACGAGGGCGACCCCGACAACCCGGTGATCGTCGGGCGCGTCTTCAACGGCGAGGCCGCCAACCCGTACCACGGCGACAACGGCCAGACCATGGGCATCCGCAGCCAGACGCACAAGGGCGGCGGCTCCAACGAGCTGCGCTTCTCCGACGTCAACGGCGCGCAGGAGGTCTACCTGCACGCGCAGAAGGACATGAACACCGTCGTGCAGGATGCCCAGAGCACGCAGGTGCTCAAGGGCGACCGGACCATCCTCGTGTCCACGGGCAACCATGCGACGGAGGTCTCCACCGGCAACATGAGCGAGGCGATCCAGGGCGACCGCACCACGCTCGTCGCCAAGGGCAATCACGAGACGACCGTCTCGACCGGCGACATGAGCGAGACGGTCAGCCTGGGCGATCGCACCATCACCGTGGCCAAGGGCAACCAGGCGACCACCGTCTCCGTCGGCAACCTGACCACCACCGTCACGCAGGGCGATACGACGCAGAAGACGCCGGCGGGCGTCCACACCATCGAGGCCAAGGAGCTCTGGATCCGGGTGGGTGGCAGCGGCGGCACGTCCATCCACATGACGGCCGATGCGATCGAGCTGCACAAGGGGTCTTCCACGATCCGGCTGGACGGCGGCGAGATCAAGATCCAGGCGCCCAACACGCACATCAACCCCGACAACGGCTGA
- a CDS encoding helix-turn-helix transcriptional regulator — translation MSGPARNEALQRMPGEDANALARRFAAGGTDGTSAPPATARWGALTASLGVILLDFAALKDVAGDTSPAALQSLCLEQVYAMLDRALKNGAPRTGAMPGPQPAAAPKSWQALTPRQQDILREVASGKSNVEIAQTLHISVETVKSHMQQILMRLEARNRTELAAMYQQAVHVRGRGQ, via the coding sequence ATGAGTGGCCCAGCCCGGAACGAAGCCTTGCAGCGCATGCCAGGCGAGGACGCGAACGCGTTGGCCAGACGCTTCGCCGCAGGCGGGACGGACGGCACGTCCGCGCCACCGGCCACGGCGCGATGGGGGGCGCTCACGGCGTCCCTCGGCGTCATCCTGCTGGACTTTGCCGCGCTGAAGGACGTTGCCGGCGATACGTCTCCCGCTGCATTGCAGTCGCTGTGCCTGGAACAGGTGTACGCCATGCTCGACCGCGCACTGAAGAACGGCGCACCCAGGACCGGCGCGATGCCCGGTCCGCAACCGGCCGCCGCCCCGAAGTCATGGCAGGCGCTCACGCCGCGCCAGCAGGACATTCTCCGGGAGGTCGCGAGCGGCAAGTCCAACGTGGAAATCGCACAGACCCTGCATATCAGCGTGGAAACGGTGAAGAGCCATATGCAGCAGATCCTGATGCGGCTGGAGGCCCGCAACCGGACCGAGCTGGCTGCCATGTACCAGCAGGCCGTCCACGTCCGCGGGCGGGGACAGTAA
- a CDS encoding GH-E family nuclease, translating into MADHDPSTQPPAEPSGSAEARLAALQTLENGEATKQSQMKWVDGANYGMLGADVGYGVYAAGSAAMGAGATGAAAAGAAAVAAVPAVVALGGSWLLGKMGVTGKLEEGFEWVGDKLGLTIGRGDPHPACVGDDIAHSSGFWGMVAGLAVGVAIGAMVAATVATGGLAGALLVGACMAGGLSIGGALAGASQNMGSNCGKIATGSGNVTFEGKAAARVTDLIACTKHPGPEPLVEGSLTITINGLPSVRIGHASHCSGKVNSGRKSIWIDKTTGQFGPKNPELTAGEEFLAGLLGGLVGAKIGGAVGRGRREPTESAERQGVKDETTTPCKDPIDVATGEMVDFRDDLAIPGVLPLTLTRRYRTRSDDAGLLGPKWSVNWSQHLRLDDGHLVRFNDGGGLVITFEAPDAELNGINLREPRYRLEGTRAAPRILDDDTRRVLVFSPLADGAVARLERIEDHSGNAIAFDYDEHGRLIALRHTSGYRLALAYPGGAHTVASITLHEASGATHRLVDYAYDGPMLARVSSFQHGTFHYTYDHRGWITGWRDTDQTDVRYRYDEAGRVVETGTREGYHTGHLVYEDGRTRVLDADGEWLYEHNAEGLVTRETDPLGNSTQREWQLGRLTSETDPLGRRTDFSHDAQGKLTGVREPSGAVTQFQYDSQRRLAAMALPTGDRVALEYDKQHRLIARTEPDGTVKRYRYGERGELLRMVDGERETRLDYDDQLRLVTTRLPSGARLGTRFDVLGRLLEDTDPDGNATRYDHASGPHNPRGNVAQKTLADGTAHRTVYNSEGLPIEQTDPLGRTTRTTYGSFDLVTGTIDAAGHATRFEYDHATRLTRIVNALGEAWTYRYDAAGRLAAETDWGGRTTGYTRDAAGRLLTKTLPDGGAWHYRYDLADRLVAVDAGDVTLTYRYDAAGRLTAAAVHHDAATHVTRFRYDGNGRVIEEDQHGQLLKHIYDAQGQRTLRKTPHRETRYGYDALGALTQVGGLSITRDGLGRETGRQAGDFIAQRQYDALGRLLRQAAGPRAAFEAMQTDPVQALQRLTRQSYRYDAAGQLAQVETDTDRFTYQHDPRGQVTSVSSIRQPAEHYTYNAAQNIAAHGRQGPIDGRHYLPGGLPERVGHTRYRYDARGRTIEKTIEQPGFRPKTWGYEWDGLNRLVKVHTPDKGTWAYRYDAFNRRVEKVSTGTGASVRFVWDGYTVAERWGQKRDGSTGTATTWHFEPDSHTPLAQETDAQHYAVFCNPTGLPLEIYRATGEKVWASRYNLWGQALPEDALPDDEALDTSLRFAGQWADEESGLHYNLNRYYDPDSGCYLSIDPIAIRGGHRTQGYVQNPLWEVDPLGLAVCPARYARYKALREQGLSPAEAARESKLPELPEGYFYRTTNGVVQVVRSDMGALPKLGITPEGYLYSPLDVSGPYERPSGYRSGVRDEVWENAKQQDGNVYDPLTNKVMDKDEPWDMGHKPGYEFRKFKEKAAERNLTREEFLDEHNNPSHYRPELPSSNRSHAGEDMTDTYLGD; encoded by the coding sequence ATGGCCGATCACGATCCGAGTACGCAACCGCCAGCCGAGCCGAGCGGCAGCGCCGAAGCGCGCCTGGCCGCGCTGCAGACACTGGAAAACGGCGAGGCGACCAAGCAGTCCCAGATGAAATGGGTGGACGGCGCCAACTACGGCATGCTCGGCGCCGATGTGGGGTATGGCGTCTATGCGGCGGGCTCCGCCGCGATGGGCGCGGGCGCAACCGGTGCCGCGGCCGCCGGCGCCGCCGCGGTGGCCGCGGTGCCGGCCGTCGTGGCGCTGGGCGGGTCGTGGCTGCTCGGCAAGATGGGCGTCACGGGCAAGCTCGAGGAGGGCTTCGAGTGGGTCGGCGACAAGCTGGGCCTGACCATCGGGCGGGGCGATCCGCATCCGGCCTGCGTCGGCGACGACATTGCGCACTCCTCGGGCTTCTGGGGCATGGTCGCGGGGCTGGCGGTGGGCGTCGCGATCGGTGCGATGGTGGCGGCGACCGTGGCGACCGGCGGGCTGGCCGGCGCCCTGCTGGTCGGGGCCTGCATGGCGGGCGGCCTGAGCATCGGCGGCGCGCTGGCGGGGGCCAGCCAGAACATGGGCAGCAACTGCGGCAAGATCGCCACGGGCTCGGGCAACGTCACCTTTGAAGGCAAGGCCGCCGCGCGCGTGACGGACCTGATCGCCTGCACCAAGCACCCCGGGCCGGAGCCGCTGGTCGAAGGCAGCCTGACCATCACGATCAACGGATTGCCGAGCGTGCGCATCGGCCATGCGTCGCATTGCAGCGGCAAGGTCAACTCGGGCCGCAAGAGCATCTGGATCGACAAGACCACCGGCCAGTTCGGGCCCAAGAACCCCGAGCTGACCGCCGGCGAGGAATTCCTCGCCGGGCTGCTGGGCGGGCTGGTCGGCGCCAAGATCGGCGGCGCGGTCGGCAGGGGCCGGCGCGAGCCGACCGAGTCCGCCGAGCGGCAGGGCGTCAAGGACGAGACCACCACGCCCTGCAAGGACCCGATCGACGTCGCCACCGGCGAGATGGTCGATTTCCGCGATGATCTCGCCATCCCCGGCGTCCTGCCGCTGACGCTGACGCGCCGCTACCGGACGCGCTCCGACGACGCGGGTCTGCTCGGGCCGAAGTGGTCGGTCAACTGGTCGCAGCATCTGCGCCTGGACGATGGCCACCTCGTGCGCTTCAACGATGGCGGCGGCCTGGTCATCACCTTCGAGGCTCCGGACGCGGAGCTCAACGGCATCAACCTGCGCGAGCCGCGCTACCGCCTGGAAGGCACCCGAGCCGCACCGCGCATCCTCGACGACGACACGCGCCGGGTGCTGGTCTTCTCGCCGCTGGCCGACGGCGCCGTCGCGCGGCTGGAGCGCATCGAAGACCACAGCGGCAACGCCATCGCCTTCGATTACGACGAGCACGGCCGCCTGATCGCGCTGCGGCATACCTCGGGTTACCGGCTCGCGCTGGCCTACCCGGGCGGCGCGCACACCGTCGCAAGCATCACGCTGCACGAAGCGTCCGGCGCAACGCATCGCCTGGTCGACTACGCCTATGACGGCCCGATGCTGGCGCGGGTGTCGAGCTTCCAGCACGGCACGTTCCATTACACCTACGACCATCGAGGCTGGATCACCGGCTGGCGCGACACCGACCAGACCGACGTGCGCTACCGCTACGACGAAGCGGGCCGCGTGGTCGAGACCGGCACCCGCGAGGGCTATCACACCGGTCACCTCGTCTACGAAGACGGCCGCACCCGGGTGCTCGACGCCGACGGTGAATGGCTCTACGAACACAACGCCGAAGGCCTCGTCACGCGCGAGACCGATCCGCTGGGCAACAGCACGCAGCGCGAATGGCAGCTCGGTCGCTTGACTTCGGAGACCGATCCGCTGGGCCGGCGCACCGACTTCAGCCACGACGCGCAGGGCAAGCTGACCGGCGTGCGCGAGCCCTCCGGCGCGGTCACGCAATTCCAGTACGACTCGCAGCGCCGGCTGGCCGCGATGGCGCTGCCGACCGGCGACCGCGTGGCGCTGGAGTACGACAAGCAGCACCGCCTGATCGCCCGTACCGAACCGGATGGCACCGTCAAGCGCTACCGCTACGGTGAGCGCGGCGAGCTCCTGCGCATGGTGGACGGCGAGCGCGAAACCCGCCTCGACTACGACGATCAGCTTCGCCTCGTGACCACGCGCTTGCCGTCCGGCGCAAGGCTCGGCACGCGCTTCGACGTGCTCGGGCGCCTGCTGGAAGACACCGACCCGGACGGCAACGCCACCCGCTACGACCACGCCAGCGGCCCGCACAACCCGCGCGGCAACGTCGCCCAGAAAACGCTCGCCGATGGCACGGCGCATCGCACGGTCTACAACAGCGAAGGACTGCCCATCGAGCAGACCGACCCGCTCGGCCGCACCACGCGCACCACCTACGGCTCGTTCGACCTCGTCACCGGCACCATCGACGCTGCCGGCCACGCGACGCGCTTCGAGTACGACCACGCCACGCGGCTGACCCGCATCGTCAATGCCCTGGGCGAGGCCTGGACCTACCGCTACGACGCCGCCGGCCGCCTCGCCGCCGAGACCGACTGGGGCGGACGCACCACCGGCTACACGCGCGATGCCGCTGGCCGCCTGCTGACCAAAACGTTGCCCGATGGCGGCGCCTGGCACTACCGCTACGACCTCGCCGACCGCCTCGTCGCGGTGGACGCCGGCGACGTCACGCTGACCTATCGCTACGACGCCGCCGGCCGCCTGACCGCCGCGGCGGTGCACCACGATGCGGCCACCCACGTCACGCGCTTCCGCTACGACGGCAACGGCCGCGTGATCGAAGAAGACCAGCACGGCCAACTGCTCAAGCACATCTACGACGCCCAGGGCCAGCGCACCCTGCGCAAGACGCCGCACCGCGAAACCCGCTACGGGTACGACGCGCTGGGCGCCCTGACGCAGGTCGGCGGACTGAGCATCACGCGCGACGGGCTGGGCCGCGAAACCGGACGCCAGGCCGGCGACTTCATCGCACAGCGCCAGTACGACGCCCTCGGCCGCCTGCTGCGCCAGGCCGCCGGCCCGCGCGCCGCGTTCGAGGCCATGCAGACGGACCCGGTGCAGGCGCTCCAGCGGCTGACCCGCCAGAGCTACCGCTACGACGCCGCCGGCCAGCTCGCCCAGGTCGAGACGGACACCGACCGCTTCACCTACCAGCACGACCCGCGCGGGCAGGTGACCTCGGTCAGCAGCATCCGCCAGCCGGCCGAGCACTACACCTACAACGCGGCGCAGAACATCGCCGCCCACGGCCGGCAGGGCCCGATCGACGGCCGCCACTACCTGCCCGGCGGCCTGCCCGAGCGCGTCGGCCACACGCGCTACCGCTACGACGCCCGCGGCCGCACCATCGAAAAGACCATCGAACAGCCCGGTTTCCGCCCGAAGACGTGGGGCTACGAATGGGATGGCCTGAACCGGCTGGTGAAGGTGCACACGCCGGACAAGGGCACCTGGGCGTACCGCTACGACGCGTTCAACCGGCGGGTGGAGAAGGTCAGCACGGGCACCGGGGCGTCGGTGCGGTTCGTGTGGGATGGCTATACGGTGGCGGAGCGGTGGGGGCAGAAGCGGGACGGTTCAACGGGCACCGCCACGACATGGCACTTCGAGCCGGACAGCCACACGCCGCTCGCGCAGGAGACCGACGCGCAGCACTACGCCGTGTTCTGCAACCCCACCGGCCTGCCGCTGGAAATCTATCGCGCCACCGGCGAGAAGGTCTGGGCATCCCGATACAACCTCTGGGGGCAGGCGCTGCCGGAAGACGCGCTGCCGGACGACGAGGCGCTGGATACCAGCCTGCGCTTTGCTGGCCAATGGGCGGATGAAGAATCCGGCCTGCACTACAACCTGAATCGCTACTACGATCCGGACAGCGGCTGTTACCTCAGCATCGATCCGATTGCGATCCGGGGTGGGCACCGGACGCAGGGGTATGTGCAGAATCCTTTGTGGGAGGTGGATCCGCTGGGGTTGGCGGTGTGTCCGGCGAGGTATGCACGTTACAAGGCGCTCCGTGAGCAAGGGCTGTCTCCCGCAGAGGCGGCGAGAGAGTCGAAATTGCCGGAGCTTCCGGAAGGATATTTCTATCGAACGACCAATGGCGTTGTACAGGTTGTTCGCTCCGATATGGGCGCGCTACCCAAGCTTGGCATTACGCCTGAAGGCTATCTATACAGCCCACTTGATGTGTCAGGCCCCTATGAGCGTCCGTCGGGATATCGGAGCGGGGTTCGAGACGAGGTGTGGGAGAATGCAAAACAACAGGACGGCAACGTATATGACCCCCTAACAAATAAGGTTATGGATAAGGATGAACCTTGGGATATGGGGCATAAGCCAGGCTACGAATTCAGGAAATTCAAGGAAAAGGCTGCTGAGCGTAATTTGACGCGAGAGGAATTTCTGGATGAGCACAATAATCCTTCGCACTATCGCCCTGAGCTACCGTCGTCAAATCGCAGCCATGCGGGAGAGGACATGACTGATACTTATCTTGGAGATTGA
- a CDS encoding amino acid ABC transporter substrate-binding protein, whose amino-acid sequence MLPRVRKLLPALLAFPLLNVNAVASSPTLDHIKATGAIRLAHRESSVPFSYLDANGKPIGYSMDLCMRLVDAIRDNLKRPDLKVQYLQVTPATRMDAIMSGKADLECASTNNARERREKVAFTIPHYIANGRMLVKTASGIHQLEDLRGKTVVSTRGSANGNLVRQLSEAGGLGITVVEAGDHGESFAMLAEGKAQAFAMDDVLLAGMKASAKNPADYAIVGKTQQVVPYAIMLSKNDPEFKKLIDAAMSRLMEDGEAERLYKKWFQQPIPPNNVNLGIPMSLLLRDSFRYPTDNAGN is encoded by the coding sequence ATGCTGCCCCGTGTCCGAAAACTGCTGCCCGCGCTGCTTGCGTTCCCATTGCTGAATGTGAATGCGGTGGCCTCCAGCCCCACGCTCGACCACATCAAGGCAACGGGCGCCATCCGGCTGGCCCATCGCGAAAGCTCGGTGCCGTTCTCGTACCTGGACGCCAACGGCAAGCCGATCGGCTATTCGATGGATCTGTGCATGCGGCTGGTCGATGCCATCCGCGACAACCTCAAGCGGCCCGACCTGAAGGTGCAGTATCTGCAGGTGACGCCCGCCACGCGGATGGACGCCATCATGAGCGGCAAGGCCGACCTGGAATGCGCCTCGACCAACAACGCGCGCGAGCGCCGCGAGAAGGTCGCCTTCACCATCCCGCATTACATCGCCAACGGCCGCATGCTGGTCAAGACCGCATCCGGCATCCATCAGCTGGAAGACCTGCGGGGCAAGACCGTGGTGTCGACGCGCGGCAGCGCGAACGGCAACCTGGTGCGCCAGCTCAGCGAGGCGGGCGGGCTGGGCATCACCGTCGTCGAAGCCGGCGATCACGGTGAATCGTTTGCAATGCTGGCCGAGGGCAAGGCGCAGGCCTTCGCCATGGACGACGTGCTGCTCGCCGGCATGAAGGCCAGTGCCAAGAACCCCGCCGACTACGCGATCGTCGGCAAGACGCAGCAGGTGGTGCCGTACGCCATCATGCTCAGCAAGAACGATCCCGAGTTCAAGAAGCTGATCGATGCGGCCATGTCGCGGCTCATGGAGGACGGCGAGGCCGAGCGCCTCTACAAGAAATGGTTCCAGCAGCCGATCCCGCCGAACAACGTCAATCTCGGCATCCCGATGAGCCTGCTGCTGCGCGATTCCTTCCGCTACCCGACGGACAACGCCGGTAACTGA